In Methanobacterium paludis, the following proteins share a genomic window:
- a CDS encoding helix-turn-helix transcriptional regulator, with product MKTNIKKYRLELNLTQEDLAKLVDVTRQTIIALEQGKYNPSLILAYRITKALQKQCIEEVFDLENL from the coding sequence ATGAAGACTAATATTAAAAAGTATCGCTTGGAACTGAACTTAACTCAGGAAGATTTGGCTAAACTGGTAGATGTAACCAGACAGACGATCATAGCATTAGAACAGGGAAAATACAATCCTTCCCTGATTTTAGCCTACAGAATTACCAAAGCCCTCCAGAAACAATGTATTGAAGAAGTATTCGATCTTGAGAATTTGTAA
- a CDS encoding ABC transporter ATP-binding protein, translated as MKLTERTGICFIGGEGLAEVLIDLNGVHRIYGDFEALKGVSLEVERGQIFGYLGPNGSGKTTTIKLILGLISPSSGKVHILGEDPYPDDDKAMDTRRHIGSMLEFNGLYENLTGLQNLVFWAELYGMNGQKAHEQAKILMDAVNLWEWNDVPVVKYSYGMHKRLALARALVSDPDILVLDEPTAGVDPESRYLIRNMMKDLADQGKTIFFSSHDLEEVQKVCSHIALLKKGKLISKGTLKDVISHFGRSRLFVRLKSPAYADLWAQEIRHIGRDIKVEGPLVSFYPENDFDTSRLSEKSILDTWKVDSSLEEVYLNLVADKNVNEKVET; from the coding sequence TTGAAGCTGACTGAGAGAACAGGTATTTGTTTTATAGGGGGCGAAGGATTGGCTGAAGTTTTAATTGATTTAAATGGAGTTCACAGGATTTATGGGGATTTTGAAGCTTTGAAGGGAGTATCTCTTGAAGTTGAGAGGGGTCAGATATTTGGTTATTTGGGTCCAAACGGCTCTGGAAAGACAACTACCATTAAACTTATACTGGGATTGATCAGCCCATCTTCAGGGAAAGTCCACATTTTGGGAGAAGATCCATATCCTGATGATGATAAAGCCATGGATACGAGAAGGCACATTGGATCCATGCTAGAATTTAATGGTCTGTATGAAAACTTAACCGGTTTACAGAATCTCGTTTTTTGGGCGGAATTATACGGTATGAATGGCCAAAAAGCGCATGAGCAGGCTAAAATTCTCATGGATGCTGTTAACTTATGGGAGTGGAACGATGTTCCGGTTGTGAAGTATTCTTATGGAATGCACAAAAGACTGGCTTTGGCAAGAGCTTTGGTATCTGATCCGGATATTCTGGTGTTGGATGAACCTACCGCCGGTGTTGATCCAGAATCAAGGTACCTTATAAGGAACATGATGAAGGATCTAGCAGATCAAGGTAAAACTATATTTTTCTCTTCTCATGACCTTGAAGAGGTTCAAAAAGTCTGTTCCCATATTGCACTTCTAAAAAAAGGAAAGCTGATCTCAAAAGGTACTTTAAAAGATGTTATAAGTCATTTTGGAAGATCAAGGCTTTTTGTTCGCCTTAAATCTCCAGCATATGCTGATTTGTGGGCTCAGGAAATACGGCACATTGGCCGGGATATAAAAGTGGAAGGGCCCTTAGTTTCATTTTATCCAGAAAACGATTTTGATACGTCCCGATTAAGTGAAAAGAGTATTCTGGATACATGGAAAGTTGATTCATCACTTGAAGAAGTTTACCTGAACCTAGTTGCAGATAAAAATGTGAATGAAAAGGTGGAAACATGA
- a CDS encoding ABC transporter permease yields the protein MKFLTITKWEFKGTISSKKFLMIFFLQLSVLFLMIIMFNSVVTNLESSKGLSITPSLTGFASLDVEDASGLFQKSINPEIIDLTSSNYSNAIKKINQGQTTGFLQLPADIDSRIGRMEPVNLELYLDYSDPKHAVVQDEVSSTAKLVGDALTASWVRSLNPQNTSEPKFTQKSTGESLPMQIINKVMLAVLLFLPLFLFGNMIIDSVVGEKERKTGEILIAMPVSQTQIIMGKSLAVVLTIALQVAMWMIILLIAGFQIKNPLLVYMFVVLTSIPIVGITTVVATYAKNFKEAGIALSFMYIGIVGFLVVPVLAYISRKSAAANISSMTIVMRLFSGESIPPGDYFIAILGILLLSIVFYWVAIKLFKRDDVVFGPRPGILRLLRDLVT from the coding sequence ATGAAGTTCCTCACAATAACCAAATGGGAGTTTAAAGGCACAATTTCAAGCAAAAAATTCCTTATGATATTCTTTTTACAGCTGTCCGTACTTTTTTTAATGATAATAATGTTCAATTCCGTCGTTACAAACCTGGAATCTTCTAAAGGTCTGTCCATCACACCTTCACTCACCGGATTTGCTTCACTTGATGTTGAAGACGCATCTGGACTCTTTCAAAAGAGTATAAACCCCGAAATCATAGATTTAACATCCTCAAATTACAGCAACGCCATAAAAAAGATAAATCAAGGCCAAACTACAGGATTTTTACAGCTCCCGGCTGATATTGATAGTAGAATAGGAAGGATGGAACCTGTAAATTTGGAGCTTTACCTGGATTACAGCGACCCTAAACATGCTGTTGTTCAGGATGAAGTTAGTTCAACAGCCAAATTGGTGGGAGATGCTCTAACTGCATCATGGGTCCGATCGTTGAACCCACAAAACACATCAGAGCCGAAATTTACTCAAAAATCAACAGGAGAGTCCCTTCCAATGCAGATCATAAATAAGGTCATGCTGGCTGTCCTGTTGTTCCTGCCACTTTTTCTGTTTGGCAATATGATTATAGACAGTGTTGTGGGAGAAAAGGAGCGTAAGACAGGGGAGATACTCATTGCAATGCCAGTATCTCAAACCCAGATCATAATGGGTAAGAGCCTGGCGGTGGTTTTGACAATAGCACTACAGGTTGCAATGTGGATGATAATACTTCTAATAGCAGGATTCCAGATAAAAAATCCTTTACTTGTGTATATGTTTGTGGTACTGACTTCGATACCTATCGTGGGTATAACAACCGTAGTAGCCACCTATGCAAAAAATTTCAAAGAAGCAGGCATAGCCTTAAGCTTCATGTACATTGGAATTGTGGGATTTCTGGTTGTTCCAGTTCTTGCCTACATATCCCGGAAATCTGCAGCAGCAAACATATCCTCGATGACCATAGTGATGAGGCTCTTCTCAGGGGAATCAATACCACCTGGAGATTACTTCATTGCAATTTTGGGCATATTACTTTTAAGCATTGTATTCTACTGGGTTGCGATAAAACTGTTCAAGAGGGATGATGTGGTTTTTGGGCCACGTCCGGGTATTTTAAGACTCTTAAGGGATTTAGTTACCTGA
- a CDS encoding ABC transporter ATP-binding protein, translated as MGLTDTMIELDSITKSFGGIKALNNLKLEISRGELIGIIGSNGAGKTTLIRIICCILRPDSGEVLVDGYSIHKDQIKTKSMIGYLPEEPNLYERFKARDLLKYFAELYGVPKQDIDPRIDELLELVDMTERADDKINTFSKGMRQRVGIARALIHDPPILIFDEPTMGLDPATANTIRSFIRKLKGDKTMILCTHYMQEAEELCDRVAVMNRGTLLDAGTPDYLKSKVHGDVIFNVIVNDPSSVDKNKIRNFKSVEAMDIVGDEFHISLNSRAEIASITDVFADKVLSISTKEPTLEDVFINMVK; from the coding sequence ATGGGTTTAACTGATACTATGATAGAATTAGATTCCATTACAAAGTCATTTGGCGGTATAAAAGCTCTTAACAATCTAAAACTGGAAATAAGTAGAGGTGAACTTATTGGAATCATAGGATCCAATGGCGCGGGCAAAACAACTTTAATAAGGATAATCTGTTGTATATTGAGACCGGATTCTGGGGAGGTTCTAGTTGACGGTTATAGTATCCACAAAGACCAGATAAAGACCAAATCCATGATAGGATATCTTCCAGAAGAACCAAATTTGTATGAACGTTTCAAAGCTAGGGACCTTTTAAAATACTTTGCAGAGCTTTACGGGGTTCCAAAACAGGATATAGATCCAAGGATAGATGAGCTCCTGGAACTTGTGGATATGACTGAAAGGGCCGATGACAAGATAAATACCTTTTCAAAGGGCATGCGCCAGCGTGTAGGAATAGCAAGGGCCTTGATTCATGACCCTCCAATCCTCATATTTGACGAACCAACCATGGGCCTTGATCCTGCAACCGCAAACACCATACGCAGCTTCATAAGAAAATTAAAGGGTGATAAAACCATGATACTCTGCACTCACTACATGCAAGAGGCCGAGGAACTCTGCGACAGGGTTGCAGTCATGAACAGGGGCACCCTGCTCGATGCGGGAACTCCAGACTACCTAAAATCCAAGGTACATGGTGATGTAATATTTAATGTAATAGTAAATGATCCATCAAGTGTTGATAAAAATAAAATCAGAAATTTCAAATCTGTTGAAGCCATGGACATTGTTGGAGATGAATTCCACATATCTTTAAATTCAAGGGCCGAAATTGCGAGTATAACCGATGTTTTTGCCGATAAGGTGTTATCGATCAGTACAAAGGAACCCACACTCGAGGATGTGTTCATAAATATGGTTAAATGA
- a CDS encoding molybdopterin molybdotransferase MoeA → MFLSELMPARDALSIIKSVPLKLDVEEIPLDDAHRRVLAEDVKSLLSSPPFDKSAMDGYALRAEDSFGHSQTNPAHLKIKDRIGAGQMSNVTLKNGEAVKIATGAPIPEGADAVVMEEYTIEDGNNLEVEMSLTPGENVSPIGEDIVVGDLVLRAGQLLRPQDLAIIASSGYDEVKVFKKPKIGVITTGNELVMPNPDISGAEVINSNHYTVKALVEATMACPTLVHRVDNAEIVEEEFERMLATHDALITTGGTAISKGDVVVDVADKIGEVLIHGVALRPGKPFAFGKVHDKPVFMLSGYPVAAMVQFDVFIRQQLKRMQGINTCPKTVKKTAARKIASTLGRTDYIRAVTDGEMVKPLKIKGSGIIRSMVESNCYIIIEENLEGVEAGEECEVILYDSLQV, encoded by the coding sequence ATGTTCCTATCAGAGCTAATGCCAGCAAGAGATGCGCTGAGCATTATAAAATCAGTTCCATTAAAGTTAGATGTTGAAGAAATTCCACTGGACGATGCCCATAGACGAGTGCTAGCAGAAGATGTGAAATCCCTGCTTTCATCACCACCATTTGATAAGTCAGCAATGGATGGATATGCACTGCGTGCTGAAGACAGCTTCGGACATTCCCAGACCAATCCTGCACACCTCAAAATTAAAGACAGGATAGGTGCCGGGCAGATGTCGAATGTGACCCTTAAAAATGGTGAGGCCGTTAAAATTGCAACAGGGGCCCCAATACCTGAAGGGGCAGATGCCGTGGTTATGGAAGAGTACACAATAGAAGATGGGAACAATTTAGAGGTTGAGATGTCCCTCACACCAGGGGAGAACGTAAGTCCCATTGGAGAGGACATAGTAGTTGGAGATTTGGTTTTAAGGGCTGGACAGCTATTAAGACCCCAGGACCTGGCCATAATCGCTTCTTCAGGATACGATGAAGTAAAGGTATTCAAGAAACCTAAAATTGGAGTTATAACCACAGGAAATGAATTGGTGATGCCCAATCCTGATATAAGTGGAGCTGAAGTTATAAATTCTAATCATTACACTGTGAAAGCGTTGGTTGAGGCAACAATGGCCTGCCCAACACTCGTACACCGGGTAGATAATGCTGAAATCGTTGAAGAAGAGTTTGAAAGGATGCTTGCAACCCATGATGCCCTTATAACAACAGGAGGCACTGCCATAAGTAAGGGTGATGTTGTTGTGGATGTTGCAGATAAAATAGGGGAAGTACTAATACATGGAGTTGCATTAAGGCCGGGTAAACCATTTGCATTCGGGAAAGTTCATGATAAACCCGTTTTCATGCTTTCAGGATATCCTGTGGCTGCAATGGTTCAGTTCGATGTATTTATAAGGCAGCAGCTCAAGAGGATGCAAGGCATCAACACATGCCCTAAAACTGTTAAAAAAACTGCAGCACGTAAAATAGCTTCAACCCTTGGGAGAACAGATTACATAAGAGCAGTAACAGATGGTGAAATGGTTAAACCCCTTAAAATAAAGGGTTCTGGAATTATAAGGTCCATGGTTGAATCTAACTGTTACATCATAATTGAGGAGAACCTTGAAGGCGTTGAAGCTGGAGAGGAATGTGAAGTCATCTTATACGATTCTTTACAGGTCTGA
- a CDS encoding site-2 protease family protein produces MNALWYYAIGFIVVWVLALLFRKQLKIDIEGPLLMRKTTRLRGFIDSVANKSPRFWRWTMNIGIPVSVFFMGLMVYALVLSLKIMFNSPAVAIVLPGVDIPGSPIFVPLGYGIIALAILMVVHEFGHGIISRVEGVKIKSIGVLMLAILPGAFVEPDEEDVKKSSRISKLRIYAAGSTFNLIVALIAFLIMTGMGTFLIDPSFHSDGMEITSVVTNSPSTGILSTGMVIESINGYTVKDTTDFMQALNQTTIGQTVTFQTDKGTYTVKTGPNPTNSSKAYVGVRSQSHLVVNEGVSKSFGNLVPWIVFPVKDLLYWIFLLNFLVGTFNLLPMKPLDGGLIFEELLRYKLPEDKVKLIVTNVSWILIAIVVVLVVYGTVPGILKMI; encoded by the coding sequence TTGAACGCTTTATGGTACTATGCCATTGGATTTATTGTTGTATGGGTCCTGGCACTCTTATTTCGAAAACAACTGAAAATAGATATTGAAGGGCCCCTTTTAATGAGAAAAACCACTCGGTTAAGGGGTTTTATAGATTCTGTGGCAAATAAAAGTCCCAGATTCTGGCGCTGGACCATGAACATTGGAATTCCTGTTTCAGTATTTTTCATGGGCTTAATGGTGTACGCACTTGTACTTTCATTGAAAATTATGTTCAACAGTCCAGCAGTGGCCATAGTCCTGCCTGGCGTTGATATACCGGGTTCTCCAATTTTTGTACCTCTCGGCTATGGTATCATTGCTTTGGCCATTTTAATGGTTGTACACGAGTTCGGTCACGGAATAATCTCAAGGGTTGAAGGAGTTAAGATAAAATCCATAGGCGTTCTAATGCTCGCCATACTCCCTGGGGCATTCGTAGAGCCAGACGAAGAAGATGTAAAAAAAAGCAGCCGAATTTCAAAGCTAAGGATATATGCTGCAGGTTCAACATTTAATCTTATTGTTGCACTGATAGCCTTTCTAATAATGACAGGTATGGGTACGTTCCTAATAGATCCATCGTTCCACTCAGATGGAATGGAGATAACAAGCGTTGTTACCAACAGCCCATCTACAGGTATACTTTCTACGGGAATGGTGATAGAAAGTATCAACGGTTACACTGTTAAAGACACTACAGATTTCATGCAGGCCCTGAACCAAACAACGATAGGCCAGACAGTTACATTCCAAACAGATAAAGGAACTTATACTGTTAAAACAGGCCCAAACCCCACAAATTCAAGTAAAGCCTATGTTGGGGTGAGGAGCCAGAGCCATCTGGTGGTTAACGAGGGTGTTTCAAAGAGTTTTGGGAATCTGGTTCCATGGATCGTTTTCCCTGTTAAGGACCTTTTATACTGGATATTCCTCCTGAACTTCCTGGTGGGAACCTTCAACCTGCTACCAATGAAGCCTCTGGACGGAGGATTAATATTCGAAGAACTTCTACGCTATAAATTACCCGAAGACAAGGTGAAATTAATAGTAACAAATGTTTCCTGGATTCTTATAGCGATTGTGGTAGTTTTGGTGGTATACGGAACAGTTCCAGGAATATTAAAGATGATCTGA
- a CDS encoding DUF166 domain-containing protein: MKVVIVTDGTYGERAHETISKEFESEYIAMEPPSSMFMDNVEIPEETLKQLESADILVTYVLHPDLTLELVERLHDKVGWIIVGAWRGEGFKNQVESFGNVTCPENMCDLEENGNPIFDEFVSNFGKPVVEIECKDGKVTDVQVLRTSPCGSTFFVADEMIGKNLEGLPVLAGLRIQHYPCRAPKMRLFTDDECKKEMAANFHKDAFEEAIKRAEKSKKLRMKN, translated from the coding sequence TTGAAGGTGGTTATAGTTACTGATGGTACATATGGAGAAAGGGCTCACGAAACAATATCTAAAGAATTTGAAAGCGAGTACATTGCGATGGAACCTCCATCGTCAATGTTCATGGACAACGTAGAAATTCCAGAAGAGACCCTGAAACAGCTTGAATCTGCAGATATCCTGGTAACCTATGTACTCCACCCTGACCTCACCCTGGAACTTGTGGAAAGGCTTCACGATAAGGTGGGATGGATCATTGTAGGGGCATGGAGGGGTGAAGGATTTAAAAACCAAGTGGAAAGCTTTGGAAATGTTACATGTCCTGAAAACATGTGTGACCTTGAAGAAAATGGAAACCCCATTTTTGATGAATTCGTGTCCAACTTCGGCAAACCCGTTGTGGAAATAGAATGTAAAGACGGTAAAGTAACCGATGTCCAGGTTTTAAGGACTTCACCCTGCGGTTCAACCTTTTTTGTTGCGGATGAAATGATTGGCAAGAATTTGGAAGGTTTACCAGTATTGGCCGGGCTTAGAATACAGCATTACCCATGTAGAGCCCCTAAAATGCGATTATTTACTGATGATGAGTGTAAAAAGGAAATGGCAGCAAATTTCCACAAAGACGCATTTGAAGAAGCCATTAAAAGGGCCGAGAAAAGTAAAAAATTAAGGATGAAGAATTAA
- a CDS encoding putative zinc-binding protein produces the protein MENKKKAIAACSGMSPYGLVTRAVASDMVSESDNLISLCMGATSADREGFRDLIKKYPIVALNGCEGSCVNKILKQKGVEAAETLNVLEILNEEDLKPTDVSRLDDEGEKSVDAVKKRLKKVLRD, from the coding sequence ATGGAAAACAAGAAAAAGGCAATAGCGGCATGCAGCGGCATGAGCCCATATGGTTTGGTAACAAGAGCAGTGGCTTCAGACATGGTTTCTGAATCTGATAATTTAATATCACTCTGTATGGGGGCCACATCAGCTGACAGGGAAGGATTCAGAGATTTAATAAAGAAATATCCAATAGTGGCGCTTAACGGTTGTGAAGGGTCTTGCGTTAACAAAATACTGAAGCAGAAGGGAGTTGAAGCTGCAGAAACTTTAAATGTTCTGGAAATACTCAATGAAGAAGATCTAAAACCAACCGATGTTTCAAGACTCGATGATGAAGGAGAAAAATCTGTTGATGCAGTTAAAAAACGACTTAAAAAGGTATTAAGGGATTAA
- a CDS encoding ArsR/SmtB family transcription factor: MKTCEINGGKLSGKNKGEESPSQSQIDKLKEIMVILPDENRLQAQSELFKPLSDPTRLKILYLLRNGELCVCEIIFALKKPQSTISHHLNILKKAGFIKGRKEGVWIHYRLADAEIVGVIDNLTSILNEKGGF; encoded by the coding sequence ATGAAAACATGTGAAATTAATGGTGGAAAATTGTCTGGAAAAAACAAGGGTGAAGAAAGTCCATCTCAAAGCCAAATAGATAAACTAAAGGAAATAATGGTCATTTTACCAGATGAAAATAGACTTCAGGCTCAATCAGAATTATTTAAACCACTTTCTGACCCTACTAGGCTTAAAATACTTTATCTACTTCGAAATGGTGAGCTATGTGTCTGTGAAATTATATTTGCACTTAAAAAGCCGCAATCAACTATATCGCACCATTTGAACATTTTGAAAAAAGCAGGTTTCATAAAAGGCCGAAAAGAAGGCGTTTGGATACATTACAGACTTGCAGATGCAGAAATAGTGGGAGTAATTGATAATTTGACTAGTATACTCAACGAAAAAGGTGGATTTTAA
- the arsM gene encoding arsenite methyltransferase: protein MNERDIKEFVKERYSKVATKEESCSCSCCGGEESIIEQAKEAGYTMEEISSIPADAVLGVGCGNPTALAEIKEGETVLDLGSGGGIDVFLAAQKVGDTGKVIGIDMTPKMVETALKNAEEGNYQNVEFKLGEIENLPIEDGTIDVIISNCVINLTPDKSVAYSEAFRVLKPGGRILVSDLVTDGEIPEETRKSFQAWSDCIAGAMEKQDYLETIHGAGFKDVKIVEAHYYAEPNMDERLEGKILSIQVKAEK from the coding sequence ATGAATGAGAGGGATATTAAAGAATTCGTAAAGGAACGCTATTCAAAGGTGGCAACCAAAGAAGAATCATGCTCATGTTCATGTTGTGGTGGTGAGGAAAGCATAATAGAACAGGCTAAAGAAGCAGGTTATACAATGGAGGAGATCAGTAGCATACCCGCCGATGCGGTGCTTGGAGTTGGCTGCGGAAACCCAACTGCACTTGCAGAGATTAAAGAAGGAGAAACAGTTCTTGATCTTGGATCTGGAGGGGGTATTGACGTATTTTTAGCAGCACAGAAAGTTGGAGATACTGGGAAGGTTATAGGTATCGATATGACACCTAAGATGGTAGAAACCGCATTAAAAAATGCTGAAGAAGGCAACTACCAGAATGTGGAGTTTAAACTCGGAGAAATAGAGAATCTGCCCATTGAAGACGGAACAATCGATGTCATAATCAGTAACTGCGTAATAAATCTCACCCCTGACAAATCTGTTGCATACTCTGAGGCATTCAGAGTTCTAAAACCTGGAGGCCGCATACTGGTCTCGGACCTTGTAACCGATGGAGAAATACCCGAAGAAACTCGTAAAAGTTTCCAGGCATGGTCAGACTGTATTGCAGGGGCCATGGAAAAGCAGGATTATCTTGAAACCATTCATGGAGCAGGTTTCAAGGATGTGAAAATTGTTGAGGCACACTACTACGCAGAACCCAATATGGATGAAAGGCTTGAGGGAAAAATACTCAGCATACAGGTAAAAGCAGAGAAATAA
- a CDS encoding NAD(P)/FAD-dependent oxidoreductase, whose translation MKVVVIGSGAAGLTAASNIRKYDEKAEITVITREEYLAYSPCAIPYVLGGEIKSFESIIMHEPEDYKKKGINVVREAEVYDIVSHENKVEYRVKEEEKEINKSVQYDYLIIATGGAPFIPPVEGINLKGVFKVRTIEDGMKIRKWAENIKNAVVIGAGAIGLETGYELKKFGLDVVVTEMLPQIFPRSLDPDMALIVQKYLEGQGVKIVLGNPVGKILGEEKVETAVVGDETLKTDMVIMATGVRPQVKLADKAGCKLGRWAVEVNEKMQTSIPNIYAVGDCVEVVDAITGQNTLSPFGTTAVRQGKVAAKNIAGKDSKFNPVLNSSVSQIGAVEIGAVGLTETAANLNGIEVVTGKIKALTRARYYPGCKPIYIKLICNSEGRILGCQIIAKETVAERVDTMAIAISKGVTCNELIGMEFSYAPPLSMVVDPFVQAAEDACEKLKNNTIE comes from the coding sequence ATGAAAGTTGTCGTAATAGGAAGCGGTGCTGCAGGCCTTACCGCAGCCTCAAACATAAGAAAATATGATGAAAAAGCAGAAATAACCGTAATAACCAGAGAAGAGTATTTGGCATATTCTCCCTGTGCCATACCATACGTTCTGGGTGGTGAAATCAAATCATTTGAAAGTATCATAATGCACGAACCTGAAGATTACAAGAAAAAAGGAATCAATGTTGTAAGGGAAGCAGAAGTTTATGACATAGTTTCCCATGAGAATAAAGTAGAGTACAGAGTGAAAGAAGAAGAAAAAGAGATTAATAAATCTGTGCAATACGATTACCTCATAATAGCAACAGGAGGTGCCCCATTCATTCCACCTGTTGAAGGGATCAATTTAAAAGGTGTTTTCAAAGTCAGAACCATTGAAGACGGGATGAAGATCCGGAAATGGGCTGAAAATATTAAAAACGCCGTGGTTATCGGTGCAGGGGCAATAGGCCTTGAAACTGGTTACGAACTTAAAAAATTTGGCCTTGATGTTGTAGTGACTGAAATGCTCCCTCAAATATTTCCAAGGTCTCTAGACCCTGATATGGCCCTTATAGTACAGAAATACCTTGAAGGCCAGGGCGTGAAGATAGTTCTGGGAAACCCCGTTGGAAAAATTCTAGGTGAGGAAAAGGTTGAAACCGCAGTTGTTGGCGATGAGACCCTAAAAACAGACATGGTTATAATGGCCACAGGAGTCAGACCACAGGTTAAACTGGCAGACAAAGCAGGCTGCAAACTTGGAAGATGGGCCGTAGAGGTCAACGAAAAAATGCAGACATCCATCCCAAACATATACGCAGTTGGTGATTGTGTAGAAGTTGTAGATGCAATAACAGGACAAAACACCTTATCACCATTCGGAACAACAGCTGTACGTCAGGGAAAGGTGGCTGCTAAAAACATTGCAGGCAAAGACAGCAAATTCAACCCTGTTTTAAACTCGTCTGTTTCACAGATTGGAGCAGTGGAAATAGGTGCTGTGGGTTTAACTGAAACAGCAGCTAACTTAAACGGGATAGAAGTTGTTACTGGCAAAATCAAAGCCCTTACAAGAGCAAGGTATTACCCTGGATGCAAACCAATCTATATAAAGCTTATATGTAACAGTGAAGGTAGAATTCTCGGCTGCCAGATAATTGCAAAGGAAACAGTTGCAGAAAGGGTCGATACAATGGCCATTGCAATATCAAAAGGAGTTACATGCAATGAACTGATAGGAATGGAATTCTCGTATGCACCTCCCCTCTCAATGGTTGTGGACCCCTTTGTACAGGCAGCAGAGGATGCATGTGAAAAGTTAAAGAATAATACAATAGAATAG
- a CDS encoding rubredoxin, with the protein MKYECEICHYIYDSDEGDPKFGFKRGMPLEDLPDDWVCPICGIEKEYFHPVGNMDINPKGEAPLALMVFALTRGLWTISGRGSYSVTREIGKTFLKELESSEMDLNGQENALESVRKYFIDQHKFALDMDYEIKEDEVELIVKNCRFFSICKQLESQNILITTCPYTNTAAMALEKVTGYRYRINKEQKGYGHHITLKKLSQVKNI; encoded by the coding sequence ATGAAATATGAATGTGAAATATGTCACTACATCTATGATTCAGATGAAGGAGATCCAAAATTTGGATTTAAAAGGGGAATGCCTCTTGAAGATTTACCTGATGACTGGGTGTGTCCAATATGTGGAATTGAAAAGGAATACTTCCATCCTGTGGGTAATATGGATATAAACCCTAAAGGAGAAGCCCCATTAGCATTAATGGTTTTCGCACTTACAAGGGGTCTTTGGACAATATCTGGAAGAGGATCCTATTCTGTAACCAGGGAAATAGGAAAAACATTCCTTAAAGAGTTAGAATCTAGTGAAATGGATCTAAATGGACAGGAAAATGCACTGGAATCTGTAAGGAAATATTTCATAGATCAGCATAAATTTGCTCTTGATATGGATTATGAAATAAAAGAAGATGAAGTGGAACTTATTGTTAAAAATTGCAGGTTTTTTTCCATATGCAAACAACTTGAAAGCCAGAATATTTTAATAACAACCTGCCCTTACACCAATACTGCGGCAATGGCACTTGAAAAAGTCACAGGTTACAGGTACCGTATAAATAAAGAACAGAAAGGTTATGGGCACCACATAACTCTTAAAAAACTTTCTCAAGTTAAAAATATCTAA
- a CDS encoding ferritin-like domain-containing protein, with amino-acid sequence MDLVNEHEVGVCKGTEVEKEVQANFEGECQEVGMYLAMARQAQRDGLPEVGEVLKRVAFEEAEHASHFAEMNGVISTSLKENLETMLSGEQMANKEKKAAATKAKECGIDAAHDFFDESSRDEGRHAKMLEGLLERYF; translated from the coding sequence ATGGATCTAGTAAACGAACATGAAGTAGGGGTTTGTAAAGGAACAGAGGTAGAAAAAGAGGTTCAGGCGAACTTTGAGGGAGAATGTCAGGAAGTTGGAATGTACCTTGCAATGGCACGTCAGGCTCAAAGAGACGGCCTTCCTGAGGTTGGAGAAGTTTTAAAAAGAGTAGCCTTTGAGGAAGCCGAACATGCATCACACTTTGCTGAAATGAACGGCGTAATTTCCACATCCCTGAAAGAGAACCTGGAAACGATGTTATCAGGTGAACAGATGGCCAACAAGGAGAAAAAAGCCGCAGCCACCAAAGCAAAGGAGTGCGGTATCGACGCTGCCCACGATTTCTTTGATGAAAGCTCGAGGGATGAGGGAAGGCACGCCAAAATGTTGGAAGGACTTCTTGAGAGGTACTTCTAA